The Aureimonas mangrovi genome includes a region encoding these proteins:
- a CDS encoding glycine betaine ABC transporter substrate-binding protein: MQKRRSTLILTGAALLGFAAVPQASAQPGGEIRIGMKEWAENVAVSNMWKQVLEEKGYSVSLTTVGRVISFASMATGDLDLDLESWLPATDAELFERYGDDVEAGSAWYDGARLGLVVPSYADIESVDDLQDANVLDSAYSQDVIGIESGSALMGMAERAMGSYELDRELITGSEAAMMAVLNRAYETEQSIVVTLWSPHWAFAQYDLKYLDDPQGVFGDVEQIHYVTRSGFAEDFPRVHEWLEAWEMDDQSLGSLMAAVEEGGEVEGVSQWIDENRELVDSWIE; the protein is encoded by the coding sequence ATGCAGAAAAGACGCTCCACCCTCATCCTCACGGGCGCGGCCCTTCTGGGCTTTGCCGCCGTGCCGCAGGCGAGCGCGCAACCCGGCGGCGAGATCAGGATAGGCATGAAGGAGTGGGCCGAGAACGTCGCCGTCTCCAACATGTGGAAGCAGGTTCTGGAGGAGAAGGGATACAGCGTCAGCCTGACGACGGTGGGCCGGGTCATCTCGTTTGCAAGCATGGCGACCGGCGACCTCGATCTCGACCTTGAGAGCTGGCTGCCTGCGACGGACGCGGAGCTTTTCGAGCGCTACGGTGACGACGTCGAAGCTGGAAGTGCCTGGTATGATGGTGCGCGCCTCGGCCTCGTGGTGCCGAGCTATGCGGACATCGAATCAGTCGATGATCTGCAGGACGCGAACGTCCTGGACAGCGCCTATTCCCAGGACGTCATCGGCATCGAGAGTGGCTCGGCTTTGATGGGCATGGCCGAGAGGGCGATGGGCAGCTACGAGCTTGATCGCGAGCTGATCACCGGTTCCGAGGCTGCGATGATGGCCGTTCTCAACCGCGCCTACGAGACCGAGCAGTCGATTGTCGTCACGCTCTGGAGCCCGCATTGGGCCTTCGCGCAGTATGACCTCAAATATCTGGACGACCCGCAGGGCGTGTTCGGTGACGTGGAGCAGATCCACTATGTGACGCGCTCAGGATTCGCGGAGGATTTTCCGAGGGTCCACGAATGGCTGGAGGCATGGGAGATGGACGATCAGTCCCTCGGCAGCCTGATGGCGGCCGTCGAGGAGGGCGGAGAGGTCGAGGGCGTCTCTCAGTGGATCGACGAGAACCGCGAACTCGTGGACAGCTGGATTGAGTAG
- the phnF gene encoding phosphonate metabolism transcriptional regulator PhnF, producing the protein MNDLDDGITRWRRVADRIRTAIGDGTIGERLPPEAVLADEHGVNRHTVRRAIQALAQEGLLRAERGRGTFVNAPVPRLPYPVGSRTRFSENVAAGGRSAAGRLIRADAVRADGRTATMLECAPGTPLHRLETLHVANGLPLSLATAYFEADRFPGIVQAYAETGSVTEAFKAQGLSDYRRGETRITAERVHPADAEHLLLPADGIVLVSTAVDVDPDGRPIQAKRARFPAERMELVFNPQASGGA; encoded by the coding sequence TTGAACGATCTGGATGACGGGATCACCCGCTGGCGGCGCGTGGCGGATCGCATTCGAACGGCGATCGGAGACGGTACGATTGGCGAGCGCTTGCCGCCCGAGGCGGTCTTGGCTGACGAGCACGGGGTCAACCGTCACACGGTACGGCGGGCCATACAGGCTTTGGCGCAGGAGGGGCTTCTGCGTGCCGAGCGTGGTCGCGGCACCTTCGTCAACGCGCCTGTGCCGCGCCTTCCCTATCCGGTCGGCTCACGCACCCGCTTTTCGGAGAATGTTGCGGCCGGCGGGCGCAGCGCCGCGGGTCGCCTGATCCGGGCGGACGCGGTTCGCGCGGACGGGCGCACGGCAACGATGTTGGAATGCGCGCCCGGCACGCCGCTCCACCGCCTGGAGACTTTGCATGTGGCGAACGGCCTGCCGCTCTCGCTTGCCACCGCTTATTTCGAGGCCGATCGCTTTCCCGGCATCGTGCAGGCCTACGCCGAGACGGGCTCCGTCACCGAAGCCTTCAAGGCTCAGGGGCTTTCGGACTACCGACGCGGCGAGACACGGATCACCGCCGAGCGGGTGCATCCTGCGGACGCCGAGCATCTGCTGCTGCCCGCCGATGGAATCGTACTTGTATCGACGGCCGTCGACGTCGATCCCGACGGCCGCCCGATCCAAGCCAAGCGCGCGCGATTTCCGGCGGAGCGCATGGAACTCGTCTTCAACCCGCAGGCGAGCGGAGGCGCATAA
- the phnG gene encoding phosphonate C-P lyase system protein PhnG — translation MSATQTHTNDDDRADRRRKMLGTLTIMPVAAMAERYAALGALPQALPVRGPEIGLVMLNGRMGGGGAPFKLGEASVTRATVRIESGEIGQAMVLGRETHKAQMIAHLDALWQHDDWRGIVEREVVVPAMEIEEAAVRDRAEETAATRVDFFTLARGED, via the coding sequence ATGAGCGCGACGCAGACCCATACTAACGATGACGACCGCGCGGATCGGCGCCGGAAGATGCTCGGTACCCTGACCATCATGCCGGTCGCCGCGATGGCCGAACGCTATGCCGCGCTTGGCGCACTCCCACAGGCGCTGCCGGTGCGCGGGCCCGAAATCGGGCTTGTCATGCTCAATGGACGGATGGGTGGGGGCGGTGCGCCGTTCAAACTCGGCGAAGCGAGCGTGACGCGCGCCACCGTACGCATCGAGAGCGGTGAGATCGGTCAGGCGATGGTTCTCGGACGGGAAACGCACAAGGCGCAGATGATCGCCCATCTCGACGCGCTTTGGCAGCACGATGATTGGCGCGGGATCGTCGAGCGCGAGGTCGTCGTCCCCGCGATGGAAATCGAAGAGGCGGCCGTTCGAGACCGTGCGGAAGAGACGGCGGCCACCCGAGTTGACTTCTTCACCCTGGCGCGAGGAGAAGACTGA
- the phnH gene encoding phosphonate C-P lyase system protein PhnH translates to MGSPMQTAVVGGLEDPVFGSQAIFRQVMNAFAAPGTIADLGDLVQAPEGVVPAAAAVLAALADQDTPVWVAQTGATVGAWVAFQTGAEVTDEPRHAVFALLPAGMTVDDWAEFPIGTAQYPDRGATLILPVEAFEGGSELQLTGPGIQTVRSIAPRGLPAGFVAARAADRERFPLGHDHLLVCGTRVMALPRTTRIQEV, encoded by the coding sequence ATGGGATCTCCGATGCAGACGGCCGTCGTCGGTGGCCTCGAAGACCCGGTCTTCGGGTCGCAGGCAATCTTCCGGCAGGTGATGAACGCCTTCGCCGCGCCCGGCACGATCGCCGATCTCGGCGATCTGGTTCAGGCTCCCGAGGGCGTCGTGCCGGCAGCTGCGGCCGTTCTTGCCGCGCTTGCCGATCAGGATACGCCGGTGTGGGTGGCGCAGACCGGTGCGACAGTGGGCGCATGGGTCGCGTTCCAGACGGGCGCCGAGGTGACGGATGAGCCACGCCACGCTGTGTTCGCGCTCCTGCCCGCCGGCATGACCGTGGACGACTGGGCCGAGTTTCCCATCGGGACCGCGCAATACCCAGACCGTGGCGCGACATTGATCCTTCCCGTCGAGGCGTTCGAGGGTGGATCGGAACTCCAGTTGACGGGGCCGGGCATCCAGACCGTGCGCTCGATCGCGCCCCGGGGTCTTCCAGCCGGCTTCGTCGCCGCCCGCGCAGCGGATCGCGAGCGGTTCCCGCTCGGCCACGATCATCTTCTCGTCTGTGGAACGCGCGTCATGGCGCTGCCGCGCACGACGCGCATCCAGGAGGTCTGA
- a CDS encoding carbon-phosphorus lyase complex subunit PhnI: MYVAVKGGEAAIRNAHALLADRRRGPRDVPALTLQQIVGQLSLGVDRVMAEGSLYDAELAAMAVRQARGDLIEAIFLIRAYRTTLPRFGEALPLDTAAMSIERRVSATYKDLPGGQLLGPTFDYTHRLIDPAMAGDEPVDAPEKRDAEAMQRVPRVTDILGDEALIEPDGDGEGPAGDLTRDPLEFPADRSLRMQALARGDEGFLLALGYSTQRGYGRTHPFVGEVRMGLVDVEVELPDVGAVRIGQVRVTECQMVSQFKGATGEAPRFTRGYGLVFGQSERKAMAMSLVDRALRADEFGEERLAPAQDEEFVLEHCDNVAATGFVEHLKLPHYVDFQAELDLLRKLRAEFEDRAGDGDALKEAAE; this comes from the coding sequence ATGTATGTCGCCGTGAAGGGTGGCGAGGCCGCCATCCGCAACGCCCATGCGCTCTTGGCCGACCGTCGCCGCGGCCCGCGCGACGTGCCGGCGCTCACGCTCCAGCAGATCGTCGGGCAGCTTTCGCTCGGTGTCGACCGCGTCATGGCCGAGGGCTCGCTCTACGACGCGGAACTGGCCGCGATGGCCGTGCGCCAGGCACGGGGTGACCTGATCGAAGCGATCTTCCTCATCCGCGCCTATCGCACCACGCTGCCGCGCTTCGGCGAGGCGCTACCGTTAGACACGGCGGCGATGAGCATCGAGCGCCGTGTGTCGGCGACCTACAAGGATCTGCCGGGCGGCCAGCTTCTCGGGCCGACCTTCGACTATACCCATCGCCTGATCGACCCGGCGATGGCCGGTGACGAGCCGGTCGACGCCCCCGAAAAACGCGACGCCGAGGCGATGCAGCGCGTGCCGCGCGTGACCGACATCCTCGGCGACGAGGCGCTGATCGAGCCCGATGGAGACGGCGAGGGGCCGGCCGGCGACCTGACCCGCGATCCGCTAGAATTCCCGGCCGACAGAAGTCTCAGGATGCAGGCGCTTGCGCGCGGCGACGAGGGCTTCCTCCTCGCGCTCGGCTATTCCACGCAGCGTGGCTACGGGCGGACGCATCCCTTCGTCGGCGAGGTCCGCATGGGCCTCGTGGATGTCGAGGTCGAACTTCCGGATGTGGGGGCGGTCCGGATCGGACAGGTCCGCGTCACCGAATGCCAGATGGTCTCCCAGTTCAAGGGCGCGACCGGCGAGGCTCCGCGTTTTACAAGGGGTTACGGTCTCGTCTTCGGCCAGTCCGAACGCAAGGCGATGGCAATGAGCCTCGTTGATCGCGCCCTGCGGGCCGACGAGTTCGGCGAGGAGCGCCTTGCGCCCGCGCAGGACGAGGAATTCGTGCTGGAGCACTGCGACAATGTCGCGGCCACCGGTTTCGTCGAGCACCTGAAACTGCCGCACTATGTCGACTTCCAGGCCGAGCTCGACCTCCTGCGCAAGCTGCGCGCGGAGTTCGAGGACAGGGCAGGCGACGGGGACGCGCTGAAGGAGGCCGCCGAATGA
- a CDS encoding alpha-D-ribose 1-methylphosphonate 5-phosphate C-P-lyase PhnJ, giving the protein MSATAELPAYNFAYLDEGTKRMIRRAILKGIAIPGYQVPFASREMPMPYGWGTGGVQVTAAILGPDDVLKVIDQGADDTTNAVSIRAFFEKTAGVSTTTKTGEATIIQTRHRIPEAPLTAGQTLVYQVPIPEPLRFLEPRESETRTMHALEEYGLMHVKLYEDIAHHGHIATTYAYPVKVEGRYVMDPSPIPKFDNPKMHRSPALQLFGAGREKRIYALPPFTDVASLDFEDHPFAVQQFSQACALCGARAVYLDEVVTDDRGGRMFVCSDTDHCETRRAEGHVGADLERDKENAS; this is encoded by the coding sequence ATGAGCGCCACCGCCGAACTGCCAGCCTACAACTTCGCCTATCTCGACGAAGGCACCAAGCGGATGATCCGCCGCGCGATCCTGAAAGGCATCGCGATCCCGGGCTACCAGGTGCCCTTCGCCAGCCGCGAGATGCCCATGCCCTACGGCTGGGGCACGGGCGGTGTGCAGGTGACGGCCGCGATCCTCGGGCCGGACGATGTCCTGAAGGTCATCGATCAGGGCGCCGACGACACCACCAACGCGGTTTCCATCCGCGCCTTCTTCGAGAAGACGGCGGGCGTCTCCACCACGACGAAGACGGGCGAGGCGACGATCATCCAGACCCGCCACCGCATCCCCGAGGCGCCGCTGACGGCCGGCCAGACACTCGTCTATCAGGTGCCGATCCCCGAGCCGCTGCGCTTCCTGGAGCCGCGCGAAAGCGAGACGCGCACCATGCACGCGCTCGAGGAATACGGGCTGATGCACGTGAAACTCTACGAGGACATTGCGCATCACGGCCATATCGCGACTACCTACGCCTATCCGGTCAAGGTCGAGGGCCGCTACGTGATGGACCCTTCGCCCATCCCGAAATTCGACAATCCGAAGATGCACCGCTCACCGGCGCTGCAACTCTTCGGTGCCGGCCGCGAGAAGCGCATCTACGCGCTGCCACCCTTTACGGATGTCGCGAGCCTTGACTTCGAGGACCATCCCTTCGCGGTCCAGCAGTTCTCCCAAGCCTGCGCGCTCTGTGGCGCAAGGGCCGTATATCTCGACGAGGTCGTCACGGACGACAGGGGCGGGCGGATGTTCGTGTGCTCGGACACCGACCATTGCGAAACGCGCCGCGCCGAAGGGCATGTCGGCGCCGACCTCGAGCGCGATAAGGAGAACGCCTCGTGA
- the phnK gene encoding phosphonate C-P lyase system protein PhnK: MTDLPILSVRGLEKRYGARIGCTGVTFDLWPGEVLAVVGESGSGKTTMLNCISARLERSAGSVRYRMRDGEMRDLSDLSEAERRFLMRTDWGFVHQNPIDGLRMRVSAGANVGERLMAVGERHYGSIRETASEWLGRVEIAQTRIDDQPVAFSGGMRQRLQIARNLVTHPRLVFMDEPTGGLDVSVQARVLDLLRGLVADLGLAVVIVTHDLAVARLLSQRMIVMKDGRVIEEGLTDRVLDDPRHAYTQLLVASIPES, encoded by the coding sequence GTGACCGATCTCCCCATCCTTTCGGTGCGTGGTCTCGAGAAACGCTACGGCGCCCGGATCGGCTGCACCGGCGTGACCTTCGACCTGTGGCCTGGTGAGGTTCTGGCCGTCGTCGGCGAATCCGGCTCGGGCAAGACGACGATGCTCAACTGCATCTCGGCGCGCTTGGAGCGCTCGGCCGGCAGCGTCCGCTACCGGATGCGCGACGGCGAGATGCGCGACCTCAGTGATCTGAGCGAGGCCGAACGCCGCTTCCTGATGCGCACCGACTGGGGCTTCGTCCACCAGAACCCGATCGACGGGCTGCGCATGCGCGTCTCGGCCGGTGCCAATGTCGGCGAGCGGCTGATGGCCGTCGGCGAACGACACTATGGGTCGATTCGCGAGACGGCGAGCGAGTGGCTGGGGCGCGTGGAGATCGCGCAGACCCGCATCGACGACCAGCCCGTCGCCTTCTCGGGCGGCATGCGCCAGCGCCTCCAGATCGCCCGCAACCTCGTCACCCATCCGCGGCTCGTATTCATGGACGAGCCGACCGGCGGCCTCGACGTCTCGGTCCAGGCGCGTGTTCTCGATCTCCTGCGCGGGCTCGTCGCCGATCTCGGCCTCGCGGTGGTGATCGTCACCCACGACCTCGCCGTGGCGCGACTCCTCTCCCAGCGGATGATCGTCATGAAGGACGGCCGCGTCATCGAGGAGGGGCTGACGGACCGGGTGCTCGACGATCCGCGCCACGCCTACACCCAACTCCTCGTCGCATCGATCCCGGAGTCCTGA